The proteins below come from a single Aegilops tauschii subsp. strangulata cultivar AL8/78 chromosome 6, Aet v6.0, whole genome shotgun sequence genomic window:
- the LOC109738068 gene encoding protein NRT1/ PTR FAMILY 8.3 → MEAAAADEERPLLHLQPYNQDVGSEYTGDGSVDINNQPALKCNTGNWRACYMILGVEFCECVAFFAIATNLVTYLTTVLHESKVAAARDVSAWVGACFLTPLIGAFLADTYLGRYWTIVVSLPVHTIGMLVLTVAASVPTSYYHGDVHRTVVVYLGLYLAALGTGGIKPCASAFGADQFDGGDLMELEKKGSFFNWYYFLLNLGSLLSSTLLVWLQDNGGWGLSFAIPTVLMTLGLAVFVGGSRVYRFRKLRASPFTSICQVLVAAVRKWHVQLPDDISLLYELASSSSSAESSHKIQHTSQFRFLDKAATVPPPLDQTCMVLPLCSWSLCTVTQVEELKILLRMFHVWASFVIFYAVAGQTASTFIEQGMVMDNHVGQFAIPPASLAIVSVFSVLIGVFIYESVLVPLARRYTGKAKGFSQTQRLGIGFALSMLTMVYSAMLEMKRLVTAQASGLRDQNVPVPVSILWQVPAYVMHGAAGVFAGIGMMEFFYDEAPYTMKSLCAAFAQLAVASAAYFNALVFSVVAVATTHGDDPGWIPDNLNEGHLDYFFWMMAALSLLNLAQFGHYSMRYREKTAS, encoded by the exons AtggaagcagcagcagcagacgAGGAGAGGCCCCTGCTTCATCTCCAACCGTATAATCAG GATGTAGGTTCAGAATACACCGGCGATGGATCTGTTGACATCAACAATCAGCCTGCTCTGAAGTGCAACACAGGCAATTGGAGGGCGTGCTACATGATTTTAG GCGTCGAGTTCTGCGAATGCGTCGCCTTCTTCGCAATCGCGACCAACTTGGTAACCTACCTCACCACCGTGCTCCACGAAAGCAAGGTCGCTGCTGCGCGGGATGTCTCTGCCTGGGTCGGCGCATGCTTCCTCACACCACTTATTGGGGCCTTCTTGGCTGACACATATCTGGGAAGATACTGGACGATAGTTGTTTCCCTTCCAGTCCACACCATC GGAATGCTCGTGCTCACAGTTGCAGCATCAGTCCCGACATCGTACTACCATGGTGATGTTCATCGTACTGTGGTGGTGTACCTGGGACTCTATCTTGCCGCACTTGGGACCGGTGGCATTAAACCCTGTGCGTCAGCCTTCGGTGCCGACCAATTCGACGGCGGGGACCTGATGGAGCTGGAGAAGAAGGGCTCCTTCTTCAACTGGTACTACTTCCtgctcaatctcggctcccttCTGTCAAGCACACTGCTTGTTTGGCTGCAGGACAATGGTGGGTGGGGGCTCAGTTTTGCAATCCCAACGGTGCTCATGACCTTGGGCCTAGCAGTATTTGTTGGTGGCTCCAGAGTGTACAGGTTCAGGAAACTGAGAGCAAGCCCATTCACGAGTATCTGTCAGGTGCTCGTTGCGGCCGTCAGAAAGTGGCATGTGCAACTGCCAGATGATATCTCGCTCTTGTACGAGCTGGCCAGTTCGTCATCATCAGCTGAATCAAGTCACAAAATTCAGCATACAAGTCAATTCAG GTTTCTAGACAAGGCTGCCACTGTGCCGCCCCCGTTAGACCAGACATGCATGGTGTTGCCGTTGTGTTCATGGAGTCTCTGCACAGTGACCCAAGTTGAGGAGTTGAAGATACTGCTACGGATGTTCCACGTCTGGGCGTCGTTCGTGATCTTCTACGCAGTCGCTGGGCAGACCGCATCAACGTTTATCGAGCAGGGGATGGTCATGGACAACCACGTCGGCCAGTTCGCAATCCCACCTGCCTCCCTCGCTATTGTCAGCGTGTTCAGCGTCCTTATCGGGGTTTTCATCTACGAATCCGTGCTAGTGCCACTCGCGCGGCGTTATACTGGCAAGGCGAAGGGCTTCTCGCAGACGCAGCGCCTTGGAATTGGCTTTGCGCTGTCCATGCTGACCATGGTCTACTCAGCAATGCTCGAGATGAAGAGACTGGTGACAGCACAAGCTAGCGGTCTGAGAGACCAGAATGTGCCTGTGCCAGTGAGCATTCTGTGGCAAGTGCCTGCGTATGTAATGCATGGTGCAGCCGGAGTTTTCGCAGGAATCGGCATGATGGAGTTCTTCTACGATGAGGCCCCTTACACCATGAAGAGCCTTTGTGCAGCATTCGCGCAGCTTGCAGTTGCGTCCGCGGCTTACTTCAACGCGCTCGTATTTAGTGTTGTTGCGGTGGCCACGACGCACGGTGATGATCCTGGATGGATCCCGGATAATCTGAATGAAGGGCATTTGGACTATTTCTTCTGGATGATGGCTGCTCTTAGCTTACTGAATCTGGCGCAATTTGGGCACTACTCCATGAGGTATAGAGAGAAGACAGCTTCTTGA
- the LOC109738070 gene encoding uncharacterized protein: MTPFQALYGFPPPMVAESALPDTICEDNENLLQNRELAVEVIKQNLIKAQARMKFFADRNRKEREFVVGDMVYLKIQPHRHTSLSLHRHIKLHFKFYGPFRVLSKIVNHAYKLLVPEDCQLHDTFHVSQLKKHIGPKVVPSSKLPLVGTDGTIIIEPEAILERKLIPRKQELKDKLELNWGALSSPSLNIPSFYVPVNPTAVHLASCGHEPKLL, translated from the exons ATGACTCCTTTCCAAGCTCTTTATGGCTTTCCTCCTCCTATGGTGGCAGAATCAGCTCTGCCAGACACTATTTGTGAGGATAATGAGAACTTGTTGCAAAATAGAGAATTAGCAGTGGAAGTAATAAAGCAAAATCTCATAAAAGCACAAGCTAGAATGAAATTCTTTGCTGACAGAAACAGGAAAGAAAGAGAGTTTGTGGTTGGAGACATGGTTTATCTCAAAATCCAGCCTCACCGACATACATCTCTCAGTTTGCACAGACACATCAAACTACACTTCAAGTTTTATGGACCATTCAGAGTTCTGAGTAAAATTGTGAATCATGCCTACAAATTGCTTGTACCTGAGGACTGCCAGTTGCATGATACCTTCCATGTCAGCCAGCTCAAGAAACATATTGGCCCAAAGGTGGTGCCCTCCTCCAAACTTCCCTTGGTGGGAACTGATGGCACGATCATAATTGAGCCTGAAGCAATCCTGGAAAGAAAGCTCATTCCAAGGAAGCAAG AGCTTAAGGACAAGCTCGAGCTCAATTGGGGGGCATTGTCAAGCCCAAGTCTGAATATCCCATCTTTCTACGTGCCAGTTAATCCTACAGCCGTCCATCTCGCATCCTGTGGTCATGAGCCAAAG CTACTGTAA